CGGCCGCGGCGGGCGGGCGCGGGAGCGGGGACGGCGGCATAGGACGGAGCGGTCGCGCCGGCGGGCGACGCGCCTTGCGGTGCCGACGCGGGCGGAGCTCCCTGCTGCGCGCCGGCGGGCGAAGTGCCTTGCGGCGCCGACGCGGGCGGCGCGTCCGGCGGGGCGGAAACGGCCGGCGCCGCGGCCCGCAGCGCCTGGATCCGATCCGCCGAGAGCGGCCTGGTCAGCGGCCCGTCGCCGACGATCGTCACCTTGGCCCGGGCCGGCAGATTGTCGTAGACCTCGCGGACGTCGCCGTTGAACATCGCGATGCAGCCCGCGGTCCAGTCGAAGTACATCGAGTAGGCGCGCGGATCGGCGTCCCCGGCCCGCAGCCCGGCGCGGCGCGCCGGCGCGCGGCGGTACTGGCGGGTCAGCGACCCCTGCTGCCCGTGGATCAGCAGCAGCCCGCCCAGCTTCGTGTCCTGCGGCGGGCAGGCACCCATGTCGATCGCCGCGGCGATCTCGTCGAACTGCGCCTGCGTCAGCCGGCCCGAGGCGAGGCCGCGCGCGGCGTCCTCGCGGTTGGGGTAGCTCAGCCAGAGGCCGCGGTAGTACTTCGACGGCTCGCGGTCGCAGACGTAGTACTCCCCTTCCGGCGTCCGCTGGTCGGCGCGGTGTTCCTTCGTCCCGCGCGAGCGCTGGCTGAGCTGGATGCGGTACGCCTTGACCATCGTCGAGCCGACCCAGAGCTCGGCGCGGCGCAGGTCCTTGACGACGAGCAGCCGGGCTCCGGCCAGTCGCCCTTCGAGGTCGCGCGGCAGGCGGAGCTCCGCCGCGAGGTCCTCGAGCGGGCGCTCCGGCCCGTAGTCGGCCGCCCGGTAGTAGGAGTAGGTCAGTCCCCACGGTCCGATGCCGTAGGCCTTGTGGTCGTCGGCCGCGGCGGGGGCCGCGGCAAAGAGGAAAGAGGCGGCGGCGCCGAGCGCGGCGGCCCCTTTGAGCAGATTCATCGGTTTGATCCTTGCGCGGAACATGCAGGCGCGCGGCGGGACGGATCTTACGCCGCGCGCGACGCGGGCGCCGTATTCTGCGGCCATGGACACCATGTCGCGCCTCGCGCTCCTCGTCGCCGCGCTCGCCGCGGCCCTCGTCCCCGCCTCCGCGCAGGCCGTTCCGGCCGCGCCCGCCGCGCCGCCGCGGCCGCGCGTCGCGATCCTCGCCACCGGCGGGACGATCGCCGGCAGCGGCGCGAGCAGCACGACGACCGTCGGCTACAAGGCCGCGACCGCCCCGGTCGAGCAGCTCGTCGCCGCCCTCCCCGAGCTGCGGGAGGCGGCCGACGTCCGCGCCGAGCAGGTCTTCCAGCTCGCGAGCGAGAACATAACGCCCGCCCACTGGCTCGCGCTCGCGCGCCGCGCCGGCGAACTGCTCGCGCGCCCGGACGTGGACGGCGTCGTGGTGACCCACGGCACCGACACGCTCGAGGAGACGGCCTACTTCCTCGACCTCGTCCTCAAGAGCGAGAAGCCGGTCGTGCTCGTCGGCGCGATGCGCCCGCCGACGGCCCTCTCCGCCGACGGTCCGCTCAACCTGTACAACGCCGTGCGGCTCGCCGGGGTTCCCGAGGCGCGGGGCCGCGGCGTCCTCGTCTGCCTCAACGACGAGATCAACGCCGCGCGCGACGCGACGAAGACCAACCGCGGCACGCTCGGGACGTTCCGCGCGCCGGAGCTCGGCTTCCTCGGCTACATGGTCGGGGGGAAGCCGGTCTTCCTGCGCGCGACCGCGCGGCGGCACACCACGAACTCGGAGTTCGACGTCGCGGGGCTCGACGCCCTGCCGCGGGTCGAGATCGTGACCGCCTACGCCGGCGCGGGGCGCTGGGCGGTCGACGCCGCGATCGCGGCCGGCGCGAAGGGGATCGTCTTCGCCGGCGTCGGAAACGGCAGCGTGCCGCTCGACGCGCGCCCGGCGCTCGCCGAAGCGCGGCGCCGCGGGATCGTCGTCGTCCGCTCGTCGCGCGTCCCCGAAGGGGTCGTCGCGCGCAACGGCGAGGTGGACGACGACGCCTTCGACTTCGTCGCCAGCGGGGCGCTCTCGCCGCAGAAGGCGCGCGTGCTGCTGACGCTCGCGCTGACCAAGACGACCGACGCGCGCGAGGTGCAGCGGATCTTCGACGAGTACTGACGCCGCGAGAAGGAACGCCGGACGGGGCGCGAGGCCGCCGCGCGCCGGGCCCGGAAAGAGAAAACGCGGGACGGACCAAGAGGCCCGCCCCGCGCCGGCGAAAAAGAGAATAGGGGGGAGGAAGACTTCTACTTCTTCGCCTTGTGGACCACCACTTGGTGGACCAACATCGCGTCGCCGGACTTGGTGTACTTCACGGTCACCGAGTCGCCGGCCTTCAGGTCTTCGAGCTTCGCGGGCTTGCCGCCGACGACGATCTTCGCGCCGGCGTCCACGGTCAGCGTGACTTCCTTCGCCTGGCCCTTCACGCTCTCCTTGACCACGAGCGTCTGGCCGTTCACCGAGACGACCTCGGCGACCATGTGCGAGGCCTTGTCGTGCTTCGCCGGGGCGGTCGCCGCCGGCTTCGCCGGAGCGGCCGGCTTCGGCTGGTCCGCGGCGAACGCCGCGCCGGCCAGGCCGAGGCCGAGAAGGGACGCAACGCCGAAC
Above is a genomic segment from bacterium containing:
- a CDS encoding L,D-transpeptidase family protein; amino-acid sequence: MNLLKGAAALGAAASFLFAAAPAAADDHKAYGIGPWGLTYSYYRAADYGPERPLEDLAAELRLPRDLEGRLAGARLLVVKDLRRAELWVGSTMVKAYRIQLSQRSRGTKEHRADQRTPEGEYYVCDREPSKYYRGLWLSYPNREDAARGLASGRLTQAQFDEIAAAIDMGACPPQDTKLGGLLLIHGQQGSLTRQYRRAPARRAGLRAGDADPRAYSMYFDWTAGCIAMFNGDVREVYDNLPARAKVTIVGDGPLTRPLSADRIQALRAAAPAVSAPPDAPPASAPQGTSPAGAQQGAPPASAPQGASPAGATAPSYAAVPAPAPARRGRRGAAAPAEFPPPGPLAPPLAVALLAPEDVVVVPPISPSPFGPTPSTPDPMRASRFASLYANSGAAATESSAAAPRPRRRRSKKAAPVATKPAAKGKAASAAKPAAAEKKR
- a CDS encoding type II asparaginase, translating into MDTMSRLALLVAALAAALVPASAQAVPAAPAAPPRPRVAILATGGTIAGSGASSTTTVGYKAATAPVEQLVAALPELREAADVRAEQVFQLASENITPAHWLALARRAGELLARPDVDGVVVTHGTDTLEETAYFLDLVLKSEKPVVLVGAMRPPTALSADGPLNLYNAVRLAGVPEARGRGVLVCLNDEINAARDATKTNRGTLGTFRAPELGFLGYMVGGKPVFLRATARRHTTNSEFDVAGLDALPRVEIVTAYAGAGRWAVDAAIAAGAKGIVFAGVGNGSVPLDARPALAEARRRGIVVVRSSRVPEGVVARNGEVDDDAFDFVASGALSPQKARVLLTLALTKTTDAREVQRIFDEY